In the Fusobacterium sp. DD2 genome, one interval contains:
- a CDS encoding co-chaperone GroES has translation MNIRPIGKRVLVKLIKEEEKTASGIILPGAGDKEKPNMGEVMAVGTGEDMPKIEVGEKVIYAKYSGTEIKDGEEKYLILNIEDVLAIID, from the coding sequence ATGAATATTAGACCTATTGGTAAAAGAGTTTTAGTTAAATTGATAAAAGAAGAAGAAAAAACAGCAAGTGGTATTATTCTTCCAGGAGCTGGGGACAAAGAAAAACCTAATATGGGTGAAGTAATGGCTGTTGGAACTGGAGAAGACATGCCTAAGATAGAAGTTGGAGAAAAAGTAATTTATGCTAAATACTCAGGAACTGAGATAAAAGATGGAGAAGAAAAATATCTTATTTTAAATATAGAAGATGTATTAGCTATTATTGACTAA
- the groL gene encoding chaperonin GroEL (60 kDa chaperone family; promotes refolding of misfolded polypeptides especially under stressful conditions; forms two stacked rings of heptamers to form a barrel-shaped 14mer; ends can be capped by GroES; misfolded proteins enter the barrel where they are refolded when GroES binds) yields MAKILKFDEEARKKLEIGVNTLADAVKITLGPRGRNVVLEKSYGSPLITNDGVSIAKEIELEDPFENMGAQLIKEVATKANDVAGDGTTTATILAQAIVKEGLKMVSAGANPMFIKRGIEKATKEVIKHLKEKAKKIESNEEIAQVASISAGDEEIGKLIAQAMEKVGETGVITVEEAKSLDTTLEVVEGMQFDKGYISPYMVTDSERMVAELDNPFILITDRKISSMKDILPILEQTVQASRPVLIIADELEGEALTTLVINKLRGTLNVVAVKAPAFGDRRKAMLEDIAILTGGEVISEEKGLKLEETTIPQLGTAKRVKVTKDNTIIVDGFGDSEAIQTRVGAIKNQIAESTSDYDKEKLQERLAKLSGGVAVIKVGAATETEMKDKKLRIEDALNATRAGVEEGIVAGGGTILVEIAKDMEDFKLEGEEGVGVEIVKKALTAPLKQIADNAGIDGAVVLEKIKELPKGYGFNAISEIYVNMLEAGIIDPVKVTRSAIQNAASISALILTTEVLVATKKEPKQHEMNPGMMPGMM; encoded by the coding sequence ATGGCAAAAATTTTGAAATTTGATGAGGAAGCAAGAAAAAAACTTGAAATAGGAGTTAACACATTAGCTGACGCTGTTAAAATAACATTAGGACCAAGAGGAAGAAATGTTGTACTTGAAAAAAGCTATGGTTCACCATTAATAACAAATGACGGTGTATCAATTGCTAAAGAGATAGAACTTGAAGATCCATTTGAAAATATGGGAGCACAACTTATAAAAGAAGTAGCTACAAAAGCTAATGACGTAGCTGGAGATGGTACTACTACTGCAACTATTTTGGCTCAGGCTATTGTTAAAGAAGGGCTAAAAATGGTAAGTGCAGGAGCTAATCCTATGTTTATCAAAAGAGGTATCGAAAAAGCTACAAAAGAGGTAATTAAACATTTAAAAGAAAAAGCAAAAAAAATCGAATCAAATGAAGAGATTGCACAAGTTGCATCAATTTCTGCAGGAGATGAAGAGATTGGAAAACTAATAGCACAAGCTATGGAAAAAGTCGGAGAAACTGGAGTTATCACTGTTGAAGAAGCAAAATCACTAGACACTACTCTAGAGGTAGTTGAAGGAATGCAATTTGACAAAGGATATATTTCACCTTATATGGTTACTGATTCAGAAAGAATGGTTGCTGAACTTGATAATCCATTCATTTTAATCACTGATAGAAAAATCTCAAGTATGAAAGATATTCTACCTATACTTGAACAGACAGTGCAAGCTTCAAGACCAGTTTTAATTATTGCTGATGAACTTGAAGGTGAAGCTCTTACTACTCTAGTTATCAACAAACTTAGAGGAACATTAAATGTAGTAGCTGTAAAAGCTCCTGCATTTGGAGATAGAAGAAAAGCTATGCTTGAGGATATTGCTATTCTTACAGGTGGAGAAGTAATAAGTGAAGAAAAAGGACTTAAACTTGAAGAAACAACTATTCCTCAATTAGGTACTGCAAAAAGAGTTAAGGTTACTAAAGACAATACAATAATTGTAGATGGTTTTGGAGATAGTGAAGCTATCCAAACAAGAGTTGGAGCTATTAAAAATCAAATAGCAGAATCAACTTCTGACTATGATAAAGAAAAACTTCAGGAAAGACTTGCTAAACTTTCTGGTGGAGTTGCAGTTATAAAAGTTGGAGCTGCTACAGAAACTGAAATGAAGGATAAAAAACTTAGAATAGAAGATGCTTTAAATGCTACAAGAGCTGGAGTTGAAGAGGGAATTGTAGCAGGTGGAGGAACTATCTTAGTTGAAATTGCTAAAGATATGGAAGATTTTAAACTTGAAGGTGAAGAAGGAGTTGGAGTTGAAATAGTTAAAAAAGCACTAACTGCTCCTTTAAAACAAATTGCAGACAATGCTGGTATCGATGGTGCTGTTGTTCTTGAAAAGATAAAAGAACTTCCTAAAGGATATGGATTTAACGCAATTTCTGAAATCTACGTAAATATGCTTGAAGCAGGTATAATAGATCCAGTTAAAGTAACTAGATCAGCTATCCAAAATGCTGCATCTATATCTGCACTAATACTGACAACTGAAGTGTTAGTAGCTACTAAAAAAGAGCCAAAACAACATGAGATGAATCCAGGTATGATGCCTGGAATGATGTAA
- a CDS encoding glycerol-3-phosphate responsive antiterminator: MHNIKEILERNPIIPAVKNDVNLIEAIHSNSEIVFVIMADILNIKDIVTKLKEANKIVYVHIDMVDGLSSSNNGVEFLMKEINPDGIITTKHNLVTFAIKNNISVIQRFFVLDSFSLSNTISHIRENTPNAVEILPGLMPKIISRIDRSVKIPVITGGLIDEKEDIINALGAGAMGISTTDKDLWNI, translated from the coding sequence ATGCATAATATTAAAGAGATATTAGAAAGAAATCCAATAATTCCAGCAGTTAAAAATGATGTTAACTTAATTGAAGCTATTCACAGTAATAGTGAAATCGTATTTGTAATTATGGCAGATATCCTTAATATCAAAGATATTGTTACAAAGTTAAAAGAGGCAAATAAAATAGTTTACGTTCATATAGATATGGTGGATGGACTTTCTAGTTCTAATAATGGAGTTGAATTTTTAATGAAAGAGATCAACCCTGATGGAATCATAACAACTAAACATAATTTAGTAACTTTTGCTATAAAAAATAATATCAGTGTCATTCAAAGATTTTTTGTATTAGATTCTTTTTCTCTTTCAAATACTATCTCTCATATAAGAGAAAATACTCCAAATGCAGTTGAAATATTACCAGGATTAATGCCTAAAATAATTTCAAGAATAGACCGTTCAGTGAAGATTCCTGTTATTACTGGAGGACTTATTGATGAGAAGGAAGATATCATAAATGCTTTAGGTGCAGGTGCAATGGGTATATCTACTACAGATAAAGATTTATGGAACATCTAA
- a CDS encoding MIP/aquaporin family protein, with amino-acid sequence MEPSSMYLAEFIGTALLLLMGNGVNMTLSLDKSFGKGGGWMVTCFGWGMSVTMSAYLTGWVSGAHLNPALSIALALSGRMDWALVPGYIVAQVLGGILGATLAYLVYKDLMDAEPDAGVKLGVFSTGPAIDHKPWNVVTEIVGTAILVVGILAIGYGKNMVQPGITPFLVGLLICVIGMSTGGATGFAINPARDLGPRIAHAILPIKGKGGSNWGYAWVPIVGPIIGAVLGVLLFDFFANYCVECVLGL; translated from the coding sequence ATGGAACCAAGTTCAATGTATTTGGCCGAATTTATCGGTACTGCCTTACTCTTACTTATGGGAAACGGAGTTAACATGACTCTATCTCTAGACAAGAGTTTCGGAAAAGGAGGAGGTTGGATGGTAACTTGCTTCGGTTGGGGTATGTCAGTTACTATGTCAGCTTATCTTACAGGATGGGTAAGTGGTGCACACTTAAATCCAGCTTTATCAATAGCATTGGCACTTAGTGGAAGAATGGATTGGGCACTTGTACCAGGGTACATAGTTGCACAAGTTTTAGGAGGAATTTTAGGAGCTACTTTAGCTTACTTAGTTTACAAGGATCTTATGGATGCAGAACCTGACGCTGGAGTAAAATTAGGTGTTTTCTCAACTGGACCTGCAATAGACCACAAACCTTGGAACGTAGTAACAGAGATAGTTGGTACTGCTATACTTGTAGTTGGAATCTTAGCAATAGGATATGGTAAAAACATGGTGCAACCTGGAATTACACCATTCCTAGTAGGACTTCTAATCTGTGTTATAGGTATGTCAACTGGAGGAGCAACTGGATTTGCTATCAACCCTGCAAGAGACTTAGGACCTAGAATCGCTCATGCTATACTTCCTATAAAAGGTAAAGGTGGATCAAACTGGGGATATGCATGGGTACCTATAGTTGGACCAATTATTGGTGCTGTACTTGGTGTATTATTATTTGACTTCTTCGCTAATTACTGCGTTGAATGTGTATTAGGACTTTAA